A genomic window from Vigna radiata var. radiata cultivar VC1973A chromosome 2, Vradiata_ver6, whole genome shotgun sequence includes:
- the LOC106756335 gene encoding U-box domain-containing protein 45 — protein MWIMDIPEVEENLFAPSDAKLHGEMCKSLSAIHCKILLLFPSLEAARPRSKSGIQALCSLHVALEKTKNVLRHCSESSKLYLAITADSVLLKFEKAKCALEDSLNGVKDIVPQSIGCQIDEIVNELANTVFALDPSEKQVGDDLIALLQKGRKLNDSNDSSELECFHLAATTVGITSSRAALAERRSLRKLIERARAEDDKRKESIIAYLLHLMRKYSKLFRSEFSDDNDSQGSQPCSPTVQRSLEDGITGGHCHVFDRQLSKLSSFNFKPSNRESGQMLVLPEELRCPISLQLMSDPVIIASGQTYERVCIEKWFRDGHKTCPKTQQKLSHLSLTPNYCVKGLVASWCEQNGVPIPEGPPESLDFNYWRLALSDTESTNSRSANSVGSCKLKGIKVVPVEESGISEEMRGNAAEDLSAQEEEDHERYLSFLKVLSEGNNWKRKYKVVEQLRLLLRDDEEARIFMGANGFVDALMQFLQSAVHEGNVMALENGAMALFNLAVNNNRNKEMMISAGILSLLEEMISKTSSHGCVAALYLNLSCLEEAKDVIGTSQAVQFLIQILHAKTEVQCKIDSLHALYNISTLSSNIPHLLSSGIIGSLQSLLVGQDDCSFTEKCLAVLINLAVSPAGREQMILAPALISALASTLDTGKLTEQEQAASCLLILCNRSEECCEMVLQEGVIPALVSLSVNGTSRGREKAQKLLTVFREQRQRDHSPVETNQCEPESSDFSMPPPETKPLCKSISRRKVVGKAFRFLWKSKSYSVYQC, from the exons ATGTGGATAATGGATATTCCCGAGGTTGAAGAAAATCTTTTTGCACCAAGCGATGCCAAG TTACATGGAGAAATGTGCAAGTCTCTTTCGGCAATACACTGCAAGATATTGTTATTATTCCCTTCTTTAGAAGCAGCTAGGCCTAGGAGCAAATCTGGAATTCAGGCATTATGCTCATTGCATGTAGCCTTAGAAAAGACAAAGAATGTTCTTCGACACTGCTCAGAGTCGAGTAAACTTTACTTG GCTATAACAGCAGATTCTGTTcttctaaaatttgaaaaggCTAAATGTGCTCTTGAGGATAGTCTTAATGGGGTGAAAGATATTGTTCCTCAATCTATTGGTTGTCAG attgatgaaattgtgaatgAACTTGCAAATACGGTATTTGCACTTGATCCATCAGAGAAGCAAGTTGGGGATGATTTAATTGCATTGCTTCAAAAGGGAAGAAAGCTTAATGATTCTAATGACAGTAGTGAACTTGAATGCTTTCATCTAGCTGCTACTACTGTAGGAATCACTTCTTCAAGAGCGGCCCTTGCAGAAAGAAGATCTCTTAGAAAACTCATAGAAAGAGCTCGAGCTGAGGATGACAAGCGGAAAGAATCAATTATTGCTTACCTTTTACACCTTATGAGGAAATATTCCAAATTATTTAGAAGTGAGTTCTCTGATGATAATGATTCTCAGGGTTCTCAACCTTGTTCTCCCACTGTTCAGAGATCTCTTGAGGATGGCATTACTGGTGGTCATTGTCATGTCTTTGACAGACAGCTTTCAAAACTTAGTTCCTTTAACTTTAAGCCTAGTAATAGGGAATCAGGGCAGATGCTCGTTTTGCCTGAAGAGTTACGATGCCCAATATCTCTGCAACTTATGAGTGATCCTGTTATAATTGCTTCTGGGCAAACATATGAAAGGGTTTGCATTGAGAAATGGTTCAGAGATGGGCACAAGACCTGCCCAAAGACACAACAGAAACTTTCACATCTTTCTTTGACTCCTAATTACTGTGTGAAGGGTCTTGTGGCTAGTTGGTGTGAACAGAATGGAGTTCCTATTCCTGAAGGCCCTCCTGAATCTCTTGATTTTAACTACTGGAGGTTGGCGTTATCAGATACTGAATCCACAAATTCAAGATCTGCAAACAGTGTTGGCTCTTGCAAGTTGAAGGGTATCAAAGTTGTTCCTGTAGAAGAGAGTGGTATCTCAGAGGAAATGAGGGGGAATGCAGCAGAGGACCTTTCTGCACAAGAGGAAGAAGATCATGAACGGTATCTTAGTTTTCTTAAAGTCTTGTCAGAAGGGAACAATTGGAAGAGGAAGTACAAAGTTGTTGAACAGTTGAGGCTGTTGCTGCGGGACGACGAGGAAGCCAGGATTTTTATGGGGGCTAATGGATTTGTTGATGCACTTATGCAGTTTCTGCAATCAGCCGTGCATGAAGGGAATGTGATGGCTCTTGAAAATGGAGCCATGGCTCTGTTCAACCTGGCTGTGAATAACAACAG AAATAAGGAAATGATGATATCAGCAGGAATCTTGTCGCTGTTGGAGGAAATGATATCAAAAACTAGTTCCCATGGTTGTGTAGCCGCCCTGTATCTGAATCTTTCTTGCCTTGAAGAAGCCAAGGACGTGATTGGCACGAGTCAAGCTGTCCAGTTCCTTATCCAGATTCTTCACGCCAAGACAGAAGTCCAGTGCAAGATAGATTCCCTCCATGCACTCTATAATATTTCTACATTGTCCTCCAACATTCCACATCTCCTTTCATCTGGCATCATTGGAAGCCTACAATCCCTTCTTGTAGGCCAGGATGATTGCAGTTTTACAGAAAAATGCCTTGCTGTTTTGATAAATTTGGCTGTCTCTCCAGCAGGAAGAGAGCAAATGATTTTGGCTCCTGCACTCATAAGTGCCTTGGCGTCCACGCTGGATACTGGTAAGCTCACAGAGCAGGAGCAAGCTGCCTCTTGTCTCCTAATTTTGTGTAACAGGAGTGAGGAATGCTGTGAGATGGTCTTGCAAGAAGGCGTTATCCCTGCGTTGGTGTCATTATCTGTAAATGGAACCTcgagaggaagagaaaaggcTCAAAAACTTTTGACGGTCTTCCGAGAGCAGCGTCAACGGGACCATTCACCTGTTGAGACAAATCAATGTGAACCTGAAAGTAGTGATTTCTCTATGCCTCCTCCTGAAACGAAACCGTTATGTAAATCAATATCCAGAAGAAAGGTGGTAGGGAAAGCTTTTAGATTTCTCTGGAAAAGCAAGAGCTATTCTGTTTATCAGTGTTAA